The following coding sequences are from one Leptospira mayottensis 200901116 window:
- a CDS encoding MBOAT family O-acyltransferase, which translates to MIFNSAIFIYFFLVVLAVCYFFAVRKTPRNIQNVFLLIVSYIFYGWWDWIFLILIISVSVSNFYIALLIEQKESFKTRGRLLFLAILIDMGMLCFFKYYNFFIDNLNIAVKTSAGLFSVENPTLFQDSIFLQIILPVGISFFTFQTLSYVIDVYYRKLKAETNLIDFSLFVCFFPQLVAGPIERAGDLLPQIKKDRKIDLDLFYKGCLLILVGYYMKTYVADNLAELVDMVLLKSSSVYKSNPELAGGHSAIHTVLALCAFIFQIYCDFAGYSYIARGSAFLLGFHLSENFITPEFSVNFRELFRRWHVTLNRWFTDYVYIPLGGSKVSKLYNYRNLFIIFGLSGVWHGASWNFVFWGLCCGLYIVLYMIFREPFDKFKFTLKSEFSFLNHSFFTKGFFFWSCFITFFMFAMTSIFFRSYDGNHVKILFTNIVENFFVLKGSNDQISVSNYFTEILKIVGPLLIWDYFHYKNNSAFFIFDKPVIIRIVTYLFFFYCIVLKGVFGKNVIYFAF; encoded by the coding sequence ATGATTTTTAATTCAGCGATTTTTATTTATTTTTTTCTAGTCGTATTAGCGGTTTGTTATTTTTTTGCCGTTAGAAAAACTCCTAGAAATATTCAAAACGTCTTTTTGTTGATCGTATCCTATATCTTTTACGGCTGGTGGGACTGGATCTTTTTAATTCTGATTATTTCCGTTTCCGTTTCCAATTTTTACATCGCTCTTTTGATCGAACAAAAGGAATCTTTCAAAACCAGGGGGCGGCTTTTGTTTTTGGCGATTCTCATCGACATGGGAATGCTCTGTTTTTTTAAATATTATAATTTCTTTATAGATAACCTAAACATTGCGGTCAAAACTTCTGCCGGACTTTTTAGTGTGGAGAATCCGACTCTTTTTCAAGATTCTATTTTTCTTCAGATCATTCTTCCCGTAGGGATCAGCTTTTTTACGTTTCAGACTCTTTCTTACGTGATTGACGTCTATTATCGCAAACTCAAAGCGGAGACAAACTTAATCGACTTTTCACTTTTTGTTTGTTTTTTCCCTCAATTGGTCGCGGGGCCGATCGAAAGGGCCGGAGACCTTCTTCCTCAAATCAAAAAAGACAGAAAGATCGATCTCGATCTTTTTTACAAGGGTTGTCTTTTGATTCTCGTAGGCTATTATATGAAAACCTACGTTGCGGACAATCTGGCGGAACTTGTGGATATGGTTTTGTTGAAAAGTTCTTCCGTATATAAATCCAATCCGGAGCTTGCGGGGGGACATTCCGCGATTCATACTGTTCTTGCTTTGTGTGCGTTTATCTTTCAGATTTATTGCGACTTTGCAGGATACTCCTACATTGCCAGGGGCTCCGCGTTTCTTTTAGGTTTCCATCTGAGCGAGAATTTTATCACTCCGGAATTCAGCGTGAACTTTAGGGAACTTTTCCGAAGATGGCACGTTACCCTCAACCGGTGGTTTACGGATTACGTATACATTCCGTTAGGCGGGAGTAAGGTGAGTAAACTTTACAACTATAGAAATTTGTTCATCATATTCGGTCTTTCCGGCGTTTGGCACGGAGCAAGTTGGAATTTTGTGTTCTGGGGACTTTGTTGCGGGCTTTATATCGTGCTTTATATGATATTCCGCGAACCTTTCGATAAGTTCAAGTTTACACTCAAATCTGAGTTTTCTTTTTTGAATCACTCGTTTTTCACGAAAGGGTTTTTCTTTTGGTCCTGTTTTATTACGTTTTTCATGTTTGCAATGACTTCTATATTCTTTAGAAGTTATGACGGAAATCATGTTAAGATTCTTTTTACGAATATCGTGGAAAATTTTTTCGTACTTAAAGGTTCAAACGATCAAATCAGCGTCTCTAACTACTTTACGGAAATTTTAAAGATTGTAGGACCTCTTTTGATCTGGGATTATTTTCATTATAAGAATAATTCTGCATTCTTTATTTTTGATAAACCCGTAATAATTCGAATTGTTACGTATCTTTTTTTCTTTTACTGTATAGTTTTAAAAGGTGTATTCGGCAAAAATGTCATTTATTTCGCTTTTTAA
- a CDS encoding DNA translocase FtsK — protein sequence MESKDLKSTWNLQNGKMILPYVLLFVGIILILSLGSFDAGEHGVEYNFFGRLGFYISYGMFFMFGAASFLPGFFMIGLGALRLVKEGLELTNRLLSLPIFLLCFAITLQITGHVSTIPFASQGGIAGQFLSSGLEFVFGATGKVLIHLIFYFYGLILLLNESPLHFVGRILATAGTKYGFGKSGENLGSLFQSVVKKFQKRKTDLPWFSAHTDGIHSPKQFRQEIHPHKQTQGQKETSPLRDALHSTFGKEGRLSDLLSKVDVSSMVTSETSRIRFQNRGAFAGNFEEQGKVFRFQSVSPSLSEKIRDQKTFPETSSGWEIIDFRTSDSSSIKPNVTLVVPSSKETDFSDSSRRNELDRTDRFVASEEIREKEEVSFTGTASGFEKEFSKEDYITSDSKEVLEESFEEKKTLDSEFSQGETSSENIETSVASTSRNVSLMDYTDSSLSFPSGKKEDKMESTLPFPPITLVPEVRSKRSIYHVPLKSLKTTTTKIQDPLFKIESDKVARKIEEIIRQYGYESQVVSMERGPIITRYELSPPLGVKLGRITSLADELRLYLAVKNIRIVAPIPGKSTIGIEVPNSIREDVFLGDILHQNLSLRPKKDLSILIGKDISGKLVGIDLNKLPHLLVAGTTGSGKSVCLNSMISSLVVHLSPEEVRFIMIDPKMVELTLYEDIPHLLMPVITDPKKATRALAWAIQEMEARYHSVSKLKCRDFKTYNEKVEQGAHRDGYKKMPYIVIFIDELADLMMVSGKDLEDAITRITQKSRAVGIHLIMATQRPSVDVITGLIKANCPARMAFHVAQKTDSKIILDQNGAESLLGKGDFLYKSPTAADLIRIQSPYVSEEEIERIVEEARKFGKPSYVDFDLDEETESSTVDEEDEQLFEQAWEIVRTDRKASASYLQRRMRIGYNKAARLMELMEERGYVSPQIGSKGREILRAG from the coding sequence ATGGAATCCAAAGATCTCAAATCTACCTGGAATTTGCAAAACGGAAAGATGATTCTCCCTTATGTATTACTCTTTGTCGGGATTATACTGATTCTGTCTTTGGGTTCCTTTGATGCAGGAGAGCATGGAGTCGAATACAACTTTTTTGGACGATTAGGATTTTATATTTCTTATGGAATGTTTTTTATGTTCGGGGCGGCCTCGTTTTTGCCCGGATTTTTTATGATTGGTCTCGGGGCGCTTCGACTTGTCAAAGAAGGATTGGAATTAACGAATCGACTATTGTCTCTTCCCATATTTTTATTATGTTTCGCCATAACTCTTCAAATCACCGGACATGTTTCCACGATTCCTTTTGCATCCCAAGGAGGGATTGCGGGGCAATTTCTTTCTTCGGGTTTGGAATTCGTTTTTGGTGCGACCGGTAAAGTTCTCATTCATCTCATTTTTTACTTTTACGGTTTAATACTTTTGTTAAACGAATCACCTCTTCATTTCGTGGGAAGGATTCTCGCGACAGCGGGGACAAAATACGGTTTCGGAAAGAGTGGAGAAAATCTCGGATCCCTTTTTCAATCGGTGGTTAAAAAATTTCAAAAAAGAAAAACTGATCTTCCTTGGTTTTCTGCTCATACAGATGGAATACATTCTCCAAAACAGTTTCGGCAAGAGATACATCCTCACAAACAAACTCAGGGACAAAAAGAGACATCCCCGTTACGGGATGCACTTCATTCCACTTTTGGAAAAGAAGGTAGGCTTTCCGATCTATTATCGAAGGTAGATGTGAGTTCCATGGTGACTTCGGAAACTTCTCGAATTCGTTTTCAAAATCGAGGAGCTTTTGCCGGAAACTTTGAAGAACAAGGTAAGGTGTTTCGTTTTCAATCTGTTTCTCCTTCCCTTTCGGAAAAAATTCGGGATCAAAAGACCTTTCCGGAAACCTCTTCCGGTTGGGAAATCATAGACTTTAGAACTTCCGATTCTTCGAGTATAAAACCTAATGTTACATTAGTCGTTCCTTCTTCTAAGGAAACCGATTTTTCTGATTCGAGTAGAAGGAACGAATTGGATCGAACGGATCGTTTCGTTGCATCGGAAGAAATACGGGAGAAGGAGGAAGTTTCGTTCACTGGAACGGCTTCCGGATTTGAAAAAGAATTTTCTAAGGAAGATTATATTACCTCAGATTCTAAAGAAGTTTTGGAGGAATCCTTCGAAGAAAAAAAAACTTTGGATTCAGAATTTTCTCAGGGGGAAACTTCTTCTGAAAACATAGAAACCTCCGTAGCCTCAACGTCTCGGAATGTTTCCTTGATGGATTATACTGATTCATCCTTGAGTTTTCCTTCGGGAAAAAAGGAAGATAAGATGGAATCGACTCTACCATTTCCTCCTATAACTCTCGTTCCAGAAGTTCGGTCCAAACGTTCCATCTATCACGTTCCTCTTAAGAGTTTGAAAACGACTACTACGAAAATTCAAGATCCTTTATTTAAAATTGAATCGGACAAAGTAGCACGTAAGATCGAAGAGATCATTCGCCAATACGGGTACGAATCTCAAGTCGTTTCTATGGAACGTGGGCCGATCATCACACGTTATGAACTCTCTCCGCCTTTGGGAGTTAAACTCGGAAGAATTACTTCCCTTGCAGACGAACTTCGCCTTTATCTCGCGGTAAAGAATATCCGGATCGTAGCTCCGATTCCGGGTAAGTCCACGATCGGGATTGAGGTTCCGAACAGCATAAGAGAAGACGTGTTTCTCGGAGATATCCTACATCAAAACTTAAGTCTTCGTCCGAAAAAGGATCTTTCTATTCTAATTGGAAAAGATATTTCCGGAAAGTTAGTCGGCATCGATCTAAATAAACTTCCGCATTTGCTTGTTGCAGGAACGACCGGTTCTGGTAAATCGGTTTGTTTAAATTCCATGATTTCTTCTTTGGTGGTACATCTTTCTCCGGAAGAAGTTCGTTTTATCATGATCGATCCGAAGATGGTAGAACTCACTTTGTACGAGGATATTCCCCATTTGTTGATGCCCGTTATCACCGATCCGAAAAAGGCGACTCGTGCCTTAGCATGGGCGATTCAGGAAATGGAGGCCCGGTATCATTCCGTTTCCAAACTCAAATGTCGCGATTTTAAAACATATAATGAAAAAGTGGAACAGGGCGCACATCGGGACGGCTACAAAAAGATGCCGTATATAGTCATTTTTATCGACGAGCTTGCGGATCTGATGATGGTTTCGGGTAAGGATCTAGAAGATGCGATCACTCGAATCACTCAAAAATCTAGAGCGGTGGGAATTCACCTTATTATGGCGACACAACGTCCGTCCGTGGACGTGATCACCGGTCTCATTAAGGCCAACTGTCCTGCACGTATGGCTTTTCATGTGGCTCAGAAAACGGATTCTAAGATTATTTTGGATCAAAACGGCGCAGAATCCCTTTTAGGAAAAGGGGATTTTCTTTATAAGTCTCCTACCGCCGCGGATTTGATTCGAATTCAATCTCCGTATGTTTCGGAGGAAGAGATCGAAAGGATTGTGGAAGAGGCGCGCAAGTTCGGTAAACCTTCTTATGTGGATTTCGATCTGGACGAAGAAACGGAAAGTTCGACTGTGGATGAAGAGGACGAACAACTTTTCGAACAAGCTTGGGAGATCGTTAGGACTGATCGTAAGGCTTCTGCAAGTTATTTGCAACGAAGAATGAGGATTGGTTACAATAAGGCTGCACGTTTGATGGAATTGATGGAAGAACGGGGATACGTTAGCCCTCAGATCGGTTCGAAAGGAAGAGAGATCTTAAGAGCGGGTTGA
- a CDS encoding histidine triad nucleotide-binding protein translates to MNDHHCIFCKIIRKEIPSKIAFENEEILAFHDISPQAPAHIVFVPKKHITSLREVENEDSSLLGNMLLRIRDTAKDLGFAENGYRIVNNTGKNGGQTVFHIHFHLLAERQLLWPPG, encoded by the coding sequence ATGAATGACCACCATTGTATTTTCTGCAAGATCATCCGTAAGGAAATTCCTTCTAAGATCGCGTTCGAAAACGAGGAAATATTAGCTTTTCATGATATTTCTCCTCAGGCGCCGGCTCACATCGTATTCGTTCCAAAGAAGCACATAACGTCTCTCAGGGAGGTCGAAAACGAAGATTCCTCCCTACTCGGAAACATGCTACTCCGGATTCGAGACACTGCAAAGGATCTCGGCTTTGCAGAAAACGGTTACAGAATCGTAAACAATACTGGAAAAAACGGAGGACAAACCGTTTTTCACATCCATTTTCACCTTTTAGCGGAACGTCAACTGCTCTGGCCTCCGGGTTGA
- a CDS encoding ROK family protein, with protein sequence MKSYLGIDIGAGSIKANLVAQDGTILESTSRTTGVETDEPQFLNSLASIVSEMKNSSLAGIGIGSPGPIDCENGILIQSANLPLLKNVALVDHLKKKFSIPVYYNNDANLAALGEYRFGLGKGSPSLVILTLGTGLGGGWIYQGKLFNGYKGSGMEAGHVTYLPNGSLCGCGQRGCTEAYFSASGFLNRYQEKTGNSLNSAEEFFDRNRKGETIASILLNEGIEALAQLCRGLIHTINPEKIVFTGGLVYSWDLFGNALKERIQELIFPIFRTYTQILPGGNISGTLGAAALCMENQE encoded by the coding sequence ATGAAATCTTATCTCGGAATTGATATCGGAGCGGGAAGTATTAAGGCTAATCTAGTAGCTCAAGATGGAACCATTTTAGAAAGTACGTCCCGCACAACAGGAGTGGAAACCGATGAGCCACAATTCCTGAATTCCCTTGCCAGTATCGTATCAGAAATGAAAAATTCCTCTTTGGCCGGAATCGGAATCGGAAGTCCGGGCCCCATCGACTGCGAAAACGGAATCCTAATTCAATCAGCGAATTTACCTCTTTTAAAAAACGTAGCGTTAGTCGATCATCTAAAAAAAAAATTTTCGATTCCAGTCTACTACAACAATGACGCAAACCTCGCTGCACTTGGAGAATATCGTTTCGGTCTCGGTAAAGGATCCCCGAGTCTGGTAATTCTTACTTTGGGAACGGGACTCGGAGGAGGCTGGATATATCAAGGAAAGTTATTTAATGGCTACAAAGGAAGCGGAATGGAAGCGGGGCACGTCACGTATCTTCCAAACGGCTCACTTTGCGGTTGCGGACAACGAGGATGCACCGAAGCGTATTTTAGCGCGAGCGGGTTCTTAAACCGATATCAGGAAAAAACGGGAAATTCCTTAAACTCCGCCGAAGAATTTTTCGATAGGAATCGCAAGGGAGAAACCATCGCATCAATTTTATTAAACGAAGGAATCGAAGCCCTCGCACAACTCTGCAGAGGGCTCATTCATACCATCAATCCGGAAAAGATCGTCTTTACGGGAGGGCTTGTGTATTCTTGGGATCTATTCGGCAACGCCCTCAAAGAAAGAATTCAAGAACTTATCTTCCCGATTTTCAGAACTTATACCCAAATTCTGCCCGGAGGAAACATATCCGGGACCTTAGGCGCAGCAGCGCTTTGTATGGAGAACCAAGAATGA
- a CDS encoding lysylphosphatidylglycerol synthase transmembrane domain-containing protein, with amino-acid sequence MKRILFGTVVSVVALGFLFSKLDLSEFARIQERWDPIYLIPFCISSAWGLLLFSWRWHLLMGKQIRFRYALLSSFIGVGANMFLPARGGDIFRLYFCKKESSLQYPSLVTALFIEKVLDFSFIFSAGICALMFLGIKDESSNSFFIVSSLVIAGIFLSLIAVKFLNETIISILAWTAGLFGKKEWFNHKLAHYVRDLGSFLVPKRFILPAFLTALTWLVGYALSYGILLELVGIPMSYPEIILIMFAGAVGVMVPSAPSGAGVFHASVTSSFVLMGKKASEGLFYATTVHFAQFILQSVFAIILYIYWIIDRKKRGLGKTKFSLKESEVIEVETTE; translated from the coding sequence TTGAAACGTATTTTATTTGGAACTGTCGTCAGCGTAGTCGCTCTCGGATTTTTATTTTCAAAACTCGATCTGAGCGAGTTCGCAAGGATTCAAGAACGCTGGGATCCGATCTATCTCATTCCATTTTGTATCTCTTCCGCTTGGGGTTTGCTCCTTTTTTCCTGGAGATGGCATCTTCTCATGGGAAAACAAATTCGATTCCGTTATGCGCTCCTTTCCTCCTTTATCGGCGTGGGAGCAAATATGTTCCTCCCAGCAAGAGGAGGTGACATCTTTCGTTTATATTTCTGCAAAAAGGAATCGTCGCTTCAATACCCCTCTTTGGTCACCGCACTCTTTATCGAAAAAGTATTAGACTTTTCTTTTATATTTTCGGCGGGAATCTGCGCTTTGATGTTTCTAGGCATCAAGGACGAAAGCAGTAATTCCTTTTTTATTGTATCCTCTTTGGTAATCGCCGGAATTTTCCTAAGTTTGATCGCAGTGAAATTTTTGAATGAAACGATCATATCGATTCTCGCCTGGACCGCAGGTCTTTTCGGTAAAAAAGAATGGTTCAACCACAAACTCGCTCATTATGTTCGGGACTTAGGAAGTTTTCTAGTTCCGAAACGATTTATTCTTCCCGCCTTTCTTACCGCACTGACTTGGTTGGTCGGTTATGCCCTCAGCTACGGTATTCTTCTCGAACTTGTCGGAATTCCTATGAGTTACCCTGAAATTATACTCATCATGTTCGCAGGCGCCGTCGGTGTGATGGTTCCTTCCGCTCCTTCCGGCGCAGGCGTTTTCCACGCCTCCGTCACGTCTTCTTTCGTTCTGATGGGCAAAAAGGCTTCCGAAGGTCTGTTCTATGCGACAACCGTTCATTTCGCTCAATTTATCCTACAAAGTGTATTCGCGATAATTCTCTACATCTATTGGATCATAGACAGAAAAAAACGCGGCCTTGGAAAGACAAAATTTTCCCTCAAAGAATCCGAAGTCATCGAAGTGGAAACCACTGAATGA
- the rsfS gene encoding ribosome silencing factor — translation MSLTSKQNPTTKEVLQVIYDIMVDKKCEEISVLNLESVNSYLSFFVICTVNSAVQANAVAREIRKTLKEYKLTHKEVDKTGASTTSGWTLLDFGEIIIHIMTPEKREYYNLDRLWRDAKRMEL, via the coding sequence ATGAGTCTTACTTCAAAACAAAATCCGACTACTAAAGAAGTTCTTCAAGTTATCTACGATATTATGGTAGATAAAAAATGCGAAGAGATCAGCGTCTTAAATTTAGAAAGTGTCAATAGTTATTTGAGCTTTTTTGTAATCTGTACCGTCAATTCTGCAGTTCAAGCGAATGCGGTCGCAAGAGAAATCAGAAAAACATTAAAAGAATATAAACTAACCCATAAGGAAGTGGATAAAACGGGAGCTTCTACGACTTCGGGTTGGACGCTTTTGGATTTTGGAGAAATCATCATTCACATTATGACTCCAGAAAAAAGGGAATATTATAATTTAGACAGACTCTGGCGGGATGCCAAAAGGATGGAACTCTAA
- a CDS encoding tetratricopeptide repeat protein produces the protein MIFVILVAIGIILIVASGSFLIQTKKDAYEKALALAAMGNYVDARVMIRDILDNSPSNVRAHYVIAKIYAMEGDTINEARHLEKIKKIGTYEKGINAVAVSNRIADIYYQQDLFEEALFHYLDTVTIDPENPEANVRIGFMALGQKEFMIADRFLGKISDEKIKIASIFIGKGVISAILRKGNPVDFFAKAYDLEPSSPVGGFLYALSLTRDGKYDEAVRIANSVADLIEDDYIRYTIFQFLMCCFILQKNLGEALKHARLCMEMARNSGWKQEMIDSDIYFSLLAVKLGKLEEASEYLIEAESERIDDQRILELANYKFQLETKRIEANKAAPGGFSLDDEIARIFGELFPVERFYELSGLKSSKSFHIKGILDDQGNKLLSDVSKIGVGVLDHYRQLKGVEFKNLCVRVVMTLNYTVSREVPNKEGDGLNLTGLNKADKETRSLFKFRKWKDAKISDIFLRDTIGQLNEFGLDKAFIIGDAEFTEGAKRFLADNSSLLDVISGKDLEEILKKALHQEAK, from the coding sequence ATGATCTTCGTCATTCTCGTAGCCATTGGAATCATTCTGATCGTTGCGTCTGGATCTTTCCTGATTCAGACCAAAAAAGACGCTTATGAAAAGGCCCTTGCCCTTGCGGCAATGGGGAACTATGTGGATGCTCGAGTAATGATTCGGGATATTTTGGATAATTCTCCTTCGAACGTCCGGGCACATTATGTGATCGCGAAAATTTACGCGATGGAAGGAGATACGATCAACGAGGCCCGGCATCTTGAGAAAATCAAAAAAATCGGAACATACGAAAAGGGAATCAATGCGGTGGCCGTTTCCAATCGAATTGCGGATATCTACTACCAGCAAGACTTATTCGAGGAAGCTCTCTTTCATTATTTGGATACCGTAACAATCGATCCGGAAAACCCGGAAGCGAACGTCCGAATCGGTTTTATGGCTTTAGGTCAAAAAGAATTCATGATCGCGGATCGGTTTCTCGGTAAAATTTCCGACGAAAAAATTAAAATTGCTTCCATCTTCATCGGGAAGGGAGTGATTTCTGCGATTCTTCGGAAAGGGAATCCGGTCGATTTTTTTGCAAAAGCGTACGATCTAGAACCTTCTTCTCCGGTCGGAGGTTTTTTATATGCTCTGAGTTTGACTAGGGACGGTAAATACGACGAAGCCGTTAGGATCGCAAATTCCGTTGCAGATCTGATCGAAGACGATTACATACGTTATACGATCTTTCAGTTTTTGATGTGTTGTTTTATTCTTCAAAAGAATTTGGGTGAGGCTCTCAAACACGCAAGACTCTGTATGGAAATGGCGAGGAACAGCGGTTGGAAACAGGAGATGATTGATTCCGACATTTATTTTTCTCTTTTAGCGGTCAAACTCGGTAAACTTGAGGAAGCGAGCGAATATCTCATCGAGGCCGAATCTGAAAGGATCGACGACCAAAGAATTTTGGAACTCGCGAACTACAAATTTCAATTGGAGACCAAAAGAATAGAAGCGAATAAGGCCGCACCGGGAGGTTTTTCCTTGGACGATGAGATCGCGAGAATTTTTGGCGAACTTTTTCCAGTGGAACGTTTTTATGAGCTCTCCGGACTTAAGTCCTCCAAATCCTTTCATATCAAAGGGATCTTGGACGATCAAGGGAATAAACTTCTTTCGGACGTTTCTAAAATTGGAGTCGGAGTTTTGGATCACTATCGTCAATTGAAAGGAGTGGAATTTAAGAATCTCTGCGTTCGAGTCGTGATGACTCTGAACTATACTGTGAGTCGCGAAGTTCCCAACAAGGAAGGGGACGGTCTCAATCTTACGGGTCTGAATAAAGCGGACAAGGAAACCCGTTCCTTATTTAAATTCCGTAAGTGGAAGGACGCCAAAATTTCGGATATTTTTCTCCGGGATACGATCGGTCAGTTGAATGAATTTGGTTTGGATAAGGCCTTTATCATTGGAGATGCGGAGTTTACGGAAGGTGCTAAACGTTTTCTTGCGGATAACTCTTCCTTGCTCGATGTAATTTCCGGGAAGGATTTAGAAGAAATCCTTAAAAAAGCCCTTCATCAAGAGGCAAAATAA
- a CDS encoding LCP family protein — protein sequence MKNNRLTDGFYGLEWNRGIGLESKDTLKKASGWPLYIVAGILLFSALIFLIGKFNRTGLEEKIASGKPIYFLFHAIGDSEEYEFGLLAVLFPSNNRCALYFIHPITSFDDPDDSLDLLKSGAKSSVKSAVADLIDAKLHYTISLSASNWIRIVDLLGGLSVYTDNKTVRNSSQYNREAGVYTMSGADVYDYTSEMDKKETLDYLERISRQESVVLTLYETLFQRKEFLTTPLLVFAHGLIESDLSKEDFVSLVKFINSRRIQFGISELPGEPANDPKAKKLYLKTDIARARVAFRKFLKDMNSDVFVDAEFARTEVLNGTEVPGLAKDVRGILSDKRIKVLAADNAWKKGFPKTVVIDRSGNTAIMDRISTILEKAETHHVLRKDLGLDATVVVGSDYEPRK from the coding sequence TTGAAAAATAACCGTTTGACAGACGGGTTTTACGGTTTGGAATGGAATCGGGGCATAGGTTTGGAGTCGAAAGATACTTTAAAAAAAGCATCGGGTTGGCCGCTTTATATCGTGGCGGGGATTCTACTGTTTTCAGCTCTCATTTTTTTGATTGGCAAGTTCAATCGGACCGGACTGGAAGAAAAGATCGCAAGTGGTAAACCGATCTACTTTTTATTTCATGCGATCGGAGATTCGGAGGAATACGAGTTCGGTCTTTTAGCCGTTCTCTTTCCGTCTAACAATCGTTGTGCGTTATATTTCATTCATCCGATCACTTCGTTTGACGATCCGGACGATTCTTTGGATCTTCTCAAATCCGGCGCTAAATCTTCAGTCAAAAGCGCAGTCGCCGATTTGATCGACGCCAAACTTCATTATACGATCTCTCTTTCCGCTTCCAATTGGATTCGTATCGTGGATCTTCTCGGAGGTTTAAGCGTTTATACGGATAACAAAACGGTTCGTAATTCCTCGCAGTACAATCGGGAGGCCGGCGTTTATACGATGTCCGGTGCCGACGTTTACGACTATACAAGTGAGATGGATAAAAAAGAAACCTTGGATTATTTGGAAAGGATTAGTCGTCAAGAAAGTGTGGTTCTTACTCTTTACGAAACCCTTTTTCAAAGAAAAGAATTTCTAACGACTCCTCTTTTGGTCTTCGCACACGGTTTAATCGAATCCGATCTTTCGAAAGAAGATTTCGTAAGCCTCGTTAAGTTTATCAATTCTAGAAGGATTCAGTTCGGAATCTCGGAACTTCCGGGAGAACCTGCAAACGATCCGAAGGCGAAAAAACTCTATTTAAAAACGGATATTGCAAGAGCTAGAGTCGCTTTCCGTAAATTTCTCAAGGATATGAACTCAGACGTTTTTGTGGATGCGGAGTTTGCCAGAACGGAAGTTCTTAACGGAACCGAAGTTCCCGGTCTTGCAAAGGATGTTCGTGGAATTCTTTCCGATAAGAGAATCAAAGTGCTTGCGGCGGATAACGCTTGGAAAAAAGGGTTCCCGAAAACCGTAGTGATTGATCGCTCCGGCAATACCGCGATCATGGATCGGATTTCAACCATTTTAGAAAAAGCTGAAACGCACCATGTGCTAAGAAAGGATTTGGGTTTGGATGCGACCGTCGTTGTTGGTTCTGATTACGAACCGAGAAAATAA
- a CDS encoding BrnT family toxin codes for MLFEWDDKKNTLNLKKHQISFKQASQVFLDKDAIYIPDKKLRKGGLSLGKLKILL; via the coding sequence ATGCTTTTTGAATGGGATGATAAGAAGAACACTTTAAATCTTAAAAAGCATCAGATATCGTTTAAACAAGCTTCTCAGGTCTTTTTAGATAAAGATGCAATTTACATTCCCGATAAAAAACTGAGGAAAGGTGGCTTGTCCTTGGGAAAATTGAAAATTTTACTGTAA
- a CDS encoding ABC transporter ATP-binding protein, producing MILRINNLSREYGKSKAVNGVSFDMNQSDYVAIVGPSGSGKTTLLSMITGMLSSTGGEVYFDTTKVSDMSNGELANFRARNIGLIFQFSELLPNLNVEENILLPALLVEKFSSKEYLEKCEYLIQSLHLESIRKNYPSKLSGGQIQMTAIARSLINEPELLLADEPSGDLDPENSELVRNLLYDFNSRGLTILLVTHDMNLAFDAKTIYEMREGAFTRVVK from the coding sequence ATGATTCTCCGCATCAACAACCTCTCCCGAGAATATGGAAAGTCGAAAGCCGTAAACGGAGTTTCTTTCGACATGAATCAGTCCGACTATGTCGCAATCGTAGGTCCTTCCGGTTCGGGAAAAACAACTCTTCTCTCCATGATCACAGGAATGCTTTCCAGCACCGGCGGAGAAGTTTATTTCGACACGACCAAAGTCAGCGATATGAGTAACGGAGAACTTGCAAACTTCCGGGCAAGAAATATCGGCCTCATCTTTCAGTTTTCTGAACTCCTTCCCAACCTGAACGTAGAGGAGAATATCTTGCTTCCGGCTCTCCTTGTTGAAAAATTCAGCTCGAAAGAATATCTGGAAAAATGCGAATACCTGATTCAAAGTCTTCATCTCGAATCGATTCGGAAAAATTACCCAAGCAAACTTTCCGGCGGCCAAATTCAGATGACAGCGATCGCGAGATCGCTTATCAACGAGCCCGAACTTCTTCTCGCAGACGAACCTTCGGGAGATTTGGACCCTGAAAACAGCGAACTCGTCCGAAATCTTCTCTACGATTTTAATTCCAGAGGTCTTACGATTCTATTAGTAACCCATGATATGAATCTCGCCTTCGACGCAAAAACGATCTATGAAATGAGAGAAGGAGCCTTTACCCGGGTGGTAAAATGA